Proteins found in one Alteromonas macleodii genomic segment:
- a CDS encoding DUF2982 domain-containing protein, producing the protein MSGTSVEPIYIRAASKSNGITSLVLGCVGLFVAALWLAFLPDWLFLAGIFLTSAALVCLLVGYFKIREPDFSLEIARDYITYRHRLGSWRIHWDNLQRADCPRVRHGLDHVPLETVGFKIKSYTDFLNTISPRLATHLLMEQRPLLMQNTDENCASGSCYEQSMFDDKQYVMEDGTIIKGIKAMLAHRMVELRKRLGFDIFIASSELDRDASEFARLISECQQSRKFFQEQNATQ; encoded by the coding sequence ATGTCTGGCACTAGTGTTGAACCTATCTATATTCGAGCTGCGTCAAAAAGTAACGGCATTACTAGCCTAGTATTGGGCTGTGTAGGGCTGTTCGTCGCAGCCTTGTGGCTGGCCTTTTTGCCAGATTGGTTGTTTTTAGCCGGTATTTTTCTGACAAGTGCGGCACTGGTGTGTTTGCTAGTTGGTTATTTTAAGATACGCGAGCCAGACTTCAGCTTAGAAATAGCCAGAGATTACATCACCTATCGCCACCGTCTTGGCAGTTGGCGAATCCACTGGGACAACCTACAGCGTGCAGATTGCCCACGTGTGCGCCATGGGTTGGATCACGTTCCCTTAGAAACAGTCGGCTTTAAAATAAAAAGCTATACCGATTTTCTAAATACAATATCACCTAGGCTTGCTACACACTTACTGATGGAGCAGCGACCTCTGCTAATGCAAAATACTGACGAAAACTGCGCGTCGGGAAGTTGTTACGAACAATCAATGTTTGACGATAAGCAATACGTTATGGAAGACGGTACTATCATTAAAGGAATAAAAGCCATGTTAGCTCATCGTATGGTAGAGCTTCGAAAACGACTCGGTTTTGATATTTTTATCGCAAGCTCAGAGTTAGATAGAGACGCCAGCGAATTTGCTAGGTTAATCTCTGAATGTCAGCAATCACGGAAGTTTTTTCAAGAGCAAAATGCCACGCAATAA
- a CDS encoding hybrid sensor histidine kinase/response regulator, whose amino-acid sequence MATFRALSFLFILLASFWPSCSQAQHIEQLFDEQSTLDLSDSLYFLFETDYQLTIGDVSRRRNDFLMHPHGNPNFGFRNNGMWLLTSVANVSNDKNWVFSINFSQLDNVDFYLVQNGKVISQSHQGKAQKEQRFRVPTFRVELANSDPVDLYIRIESHSSSLIAPLRIQAEPLHSSYFQMDSLLWGFFYGGLLILAIYNLALFFGVKEKSLIAYVGYILAVILWQFVWGGHTHLLFTQGIPSWLVGHSELIFVIIGISSGLFTMTFLETEKHSPTAHPIINLLLVCQALTGLVCFVDLLPSIWKNNLVYGVGLVAILSYIYAGVEAFLNNFRPARYFIFAWGMLATGAIIGMLSLIGVLPSNDFTTYCFQVGVFLEAGLFSFALMEKSRSQLESEVEQATDDLRNNVELIEEQNARLDIARKDAIKASNVKSQFLANMSHEIRTPLNAILGFSKELNNALLPTDQQEQVRIVNTAAENLLTIVNDVLDFSKIEAGKLQINNQPFSPNKLLEEMVTIMAKSSHSKRIEFVFDLNPLPEKLIGDVFRIKQVLNNLLSNALKFTSSGAITFSASGRSLPHGIHELNIVVEDTGIGISRQDRKKLFSAFSQVDDALNRNYQGTGLGLVISRELVRLMNGDLSLKSVLGQGSTFSVSLRMNQLSQKYSLTSSEDWKEKSVVIFDPIPATRRSSANMLSILGAKVTSVESLDYLATLNGQYDFFMATVPVSKMALRDTYLSRFVQFPATKRILWYSGPEPYAQYPSLSQHFYSQIRMPITLTKLDSLVNQHATPAKNAMQEKISSLPNVKVLAVDDMEMNLKLLHTWLDHSPVELITTISGQDAVNQCQTQEFDLILMDVQMPGMDGVQATREIRKSPVNMGTPIIAVTAHAFKEEQERLLASGMDDYLPKPIEVELLINLIKSWCHSIEPGEIELPSVDWQLALKRANQNQDTAKEMLDGFIELLPETIELLSTLWKEKDYNELKTEVHKLHGACCYTGLPRMQHLANDTESALKLGQHKLVDEHLPALIAEAEKVLRESKPSV is encoded by the coding sequence ATGGCAACCTTTCGCGCACTTTCTTTCCTATTTATTTTGCTAGCTAGCTTCTGGCCTTCTTGTTCCCAAGCGCAACATATCGAGCAGCTTTTTGACGAACAAAGTACGCTAGATTTATCAGACTCGCTGTACTTTCTATTCGAAACCGATTACCAACTTACCATTGGAGATGTATCAAGAAGACGAAATGACTTTCTTATGCATCCTCACGGAAACCCCAACTTTGGCTTTCGCAATAATGGTATGTGGTTGCTAACATCCGTTGCCAATGTGTCAAACGACAAGAACTGGGTATTTTCAATAAACTTTAGTCAGCTCGATAATGTTGATTTCTATTTAGTACAAAATGGAAAGGTGATTAGTCAAAGTCATCAAGGTAAGGCGCAAAAAGAGCAGCGTTTTCGCGTTCCTACCTTTCGGGTTGAACTCGCTAACAGCGACCCCGTTGACCTTTACATACGCATCGAGAGTCATTCATCAAGCCTCATCGCTCCACTTCGCATACAAGCTGAGCCTTTACACAGCAGTTATTTCCAAATGGATAGTTTGCTCTGGGGCTTTTTTTACGGTGGCTTACTCATACTTGCCATTTATAATTTGGCCTTATTTTTCGGCGTAAAAGAGAAAAGCCTGATTGCTTATGTTGGTTACATATTAGCGGTGATCTTGTGGCAATTTGTGTGGGGCGGTCATACACACCTTTTATTTACTCAAGGAATTCCCTCTTGGCTAGTCGGTCATTCGGAATTGATATTCGTCATTATCGGTATCAGTTCAGGCTTGTTCACCATGACCTTTTTAGAAACCGAAAAGCACTCGCCCACTGCGCATCCTATTATAAACTTATTATTAGTGTGCCAAGCACTCACTGGACTCGTGTGCTTCGTCGATCTTCTTCCCTCTATCTGGAAGAACAACCTGGTATATGGCGTAGGGCTGGTAGCGATTTTGAGCTATATCTACGCAGGGGTGGAAGCCTTCCTAAATAATTTCAGACCCGCACGCTACTTTATTTTTGCATGGGGTATGCTTGCTACCGGTGCCATTATTGGCATGTTAAGCCTTATCGGTGTGCTGCCCTCAAACGACTTTACTACCTACTGCTTCCAAGTTGGCGTTTTCCTAGAAGCTGGACTTTTTTCTTTTGCACTCATGGAGAAAAGTCGAAGCCAGCTTGAAAGTGAAGTAGAACAAGCAACCGATGATTTACGCAATAATGTTGAGCTTATTGAAGAGCAAAATGCACGCTTAGACATTGCGCGAAAAGACGCAATAAAGGCCAGTAACGTAAAGTCTCAGTTCCTTGCCAACATGAGCCATGAGATACGCACGCCGCTAAATGCAATATTGGGGTTTAGCAAAGAACTCAATAACGCATTGCTACCTACGGACCAGCAAGAGCAGGTTCGGATCGTTAATACTGCAGCTGAAAACCTGCTCACCATTGTTAACGACGTACTCGACTTTTCAAAAATTGAAGCGGGCAAACTTCAAATAAACAACCAACCTTTTTCACCTAATAAGTTACTCGAAGAGATGGTCACCATTATGGCTAAATCTTCGCACAGCAAGCGCATCGAGTTCGTTTTCGACTTAAATCCGCTGCCTGAAAAACTTATTGGCGATGTATTTCGCATCAAGCAAGTACTCAACAACTTACTCAGTAACGCGCTTAAGTTTACTTCTAGTGGAGCCATTACATTCTCAGCAAGCGGGCGCTCGCTTCCGCACGGTATCCACGAATTAAATATTGTCGTTGAAGACACGGGAATTGGCATTAGTCGTCAAGACAGGAAAAAGCTTTTCAGCGCTTTTTCACAGGTAGACGATGCACTAAATCGAAATTACCAAGGTACGGGCTTAGGCCTTGTAATTAGCAGGGAACTCGTTCGCCTGATGAACGGAGACCTTTCGCTTAAGAGTGTGCTGGGCCAGGGCTCTACGTTTAGCGTTTCTCTTCGCATGAATCAGCTAAGCCAAAAGTATTCTTTGACGAGTAGCGAAGATTGGAAAGAGAAAAGCGTTGTTATTTTCGACCCCATTCCTGCAACACGCCGCTCAAGCGCTAATATGTTGTCGATATTAGGTGCCAAGGTTACCTCAGTGGAATCGTTAGATTATTTAGCTACGCTAAACGGTCAATATGACTTCTTCATGGCAACGGTACCGGTAAGTAAAATGGCATTGCGCGATACTTACCTAAGCCGGTTTGTACAGTTTCCAGCCACAAAACGAATTCTCTGGTACTCTGGCCCCGAGCCGTACGCTCAATATCCAAGCCTATCGCAGCACTTTTACTCTCAGATACGTATGCCAATAACCTTGACTAAGTTAGATAGCTTAGTGAACCAGCACGCTACGCCTGCGAAAAATGCCATGCAAGAGAAGATCAGCAGTTTGCCTAACGTGAAAGTATTGGCTGTTGATGACATGGAAATGAATTTGAAACTTCTACATACATGGCTTGACCATTCACCTGTAGAGCTCATTACAACGATTAGTGGGCAAGATGCGGTAAATCAGTGTCAGACACAAGAGTTCGACCTGATTTTAATGGACGTTCAGATGCCTGGGATGGATGGTGTACAAGCAACTAGGGAAATTCGCAAATCTCCTGTAAATATGGGTACGCCTATTATTGCTGTCACCGCTCACGCATTTAAGGAAGAACAGGAGCGACTACTCGCATCAGGTATGGATGATTATCTCCCTAAGCCTATCGAAGTAGAGTTACTTATTAACCTGATCAAATCTTGGTGCCATAGCATTGAACCAGGGGAAATAGAGCTTCCCTCAGTTGATTGGCAGCTTGCGCTAAAACGTGCCAATCAAAACCAAGACACCGCGAAAGAAATGTTAGACGGCTTTATAGAGCTGCTCCCTGAAACCATTGAATTACTTTCAACGCTGTGGAAAGAAAAAGATTATAACGAGCTAAAAACCGAGGTACACAAGCTTCATGGAGCGTGTTGTTATACTGGCTTGCCGCGCATGCAACATCTGGCGAATGATACTGAAAGCGCGCTCAAGTTAGGCCAGCATAAACTTGTTGATGAGCATTTACCTGCACTTATCGCTGAAGCAGAGAAAGTGTTACGGGAGAGCAAACCCAGCGTATAA
- a CDS encoding efflux RND transporter permease subunit, protein MKSFNFDTDKPYPWYTLFYRRGHLLVLSLLILITAGLSALGSLPRIEDPRIDTRNALIITQYPGASAERVEALVSDVLEDRLREIFEIKEVKSTSRAGISIILIETQDWVDNTSNEQLFSEIRDAIGAAAESFPEGAMAPIFDEKRGATAFTLLLSVRAEHFDNTPITLTARLAQELTDRLRNVNGTELVRVYGAPQEEISVNIDPIKLAATGLTLQQVSNTISRADPKLPAGILNTEQSNLRFTVGEGLNGVNMIASIPLVNEQGRYLRVEDVASVERSYTTPRSEIAFLNGEESIFVAARMQPSLRSDVWTKNALAVVEQFNKDFSGTLTATVAFEQNEYTATRLADLSMNLLMGCAVVMMVILLFMGFRAAWIVGLALPLCAAFALFSLSFYNEQIHQMSIFGMIIAIGLLIDNAIVITDEIRINLQDPNLTRVGAMAKSVSHLFAPLLASTLTTILGFMPIFLLDGNIGDFVGPIAISVVMALIGSLFISLTIIAALAARFLPKHDNASQGKAVSNSWWKVGLQAPQLSLAFKRQLGRWIKQPIFVLPVVAILCLSGFVLSSTLANVFFPSADRDQFEVYLWTKEGSSIDNTTHYVKEIDAAIRLEQGVKQVSWLVGGSAPSVYYNQMMTRDNMPYFANAVVSTHTVEEAAALVGKLQHSLDSEYPEVQIVVRAFGQGPPIAAPVEVEIFGPDLNILNDLGDKVRMLMSQVDGISQSITSISMGEPELKINADSDNLSYLGLTLSELANQMQVNFSGITGGSVLESTEEIPVRVRLDEAYRQNVTSVDAMPIPVAGDNAISWSPLAAVTNLTLQPATSSITRVDGERLNRIQAFLLPGVPAVDASNQLRDLLESQLELPEGYRIHLAGDADEQQQALGKLATYAPVLLVLMITTLILTFTSLRMAGVIALVAILSVGLGMFSLWISGLPVGFNPLLGCAGLIGVAINGSIVVIAAINANPKAKKGDTKAIVEETMSCSRHILSTTFTTVGGLIPLLLFSEGSFWPPLAVVLAGGVGFSVILSLVFTPTIVAAFQRYRYRNHTLA, encoded by the coding sequence ATGAAGTCATTTAACTTCGATACCGATAAACCCTACCCGTGGTACACGCTTTTTTATCGTCGGGGTCACTTGCTGGTTTTAAGTCTATTGATTTTGATTACCGCAGGGTTATCAGCTTTGGGCTCATTACCACGAATAGAAGACCCTCGAATTGATACAAGAAACGCGCTAATTATTACCCAGTATCCTGGCGCATCAGCCGAGCGAGTTGAAGCCTTAGTCAGCGACGTACTTGAAGACAGGTTAAGGGAAATATTTGAGATTAAGGAAGTGAAATCTACCTCTCGTGCAGGAATTTCCATCATATTGATTGAAACACAGGACTGGGTAGACAACACAAGTAACGAACAGCTATTTAGTGAGATCCGCGATGCAATAGGTGCTGCCGCTGAGTCATTTCCAGAAGGCGCAATGGCGCCGATATTTGATGAAAAACGCGGCGCGACTGCCTTTACCTTGTTGCTTTCTGTGCGCGCTGAACACTTTGATAATACACCTATCACGCTCACCGCTCGTTTGGCTCAAGAACTTACCGACCGACTTCGCAATGTTAACGGTACTGAGTTAGTGCGTGTATACGGCGCACCGCAGGAAGAAATTAGTGTCAACATAGACCCTATCAAGCTAGCTGCTACAGGCCTTACATTGCAGCAGGTCAGCAATACAATCAGTCGTGCTGACCCCAAATTGCCTGCAGGTATACTGAATACCGAACAAAGTAACCTGCGCTTTACGGTGGGAGAGGGCTTAAATGGTGTAAACATGATAGCGTCTATTCCTCTTGTTAATGAACAAGGGCGCTATTTGAGAGTCGAAGATGTTGCGTCGGTAGAACGCAGTTACACCACTCCACGAAGCGAAATAGCCTTTTTAAATGGTGAAGAGTCTATCTTTGTAGCCGCCCGCATGCAGCCTTCATTGCGTTCTGACGTATGGACGAAAAATGCATTAGCGGTGGTAGAGCAGTTTAATAAAGATTTCAGCGGCACCTTAACCGCGACGGTGGCATTTGAGCAAAATGAATATACTGCCACGCGCCTTGCCGACCTATCGATGAACTTATTGATGGGATGTGCGGTTGTCATGATGGTAATTCTACTTTTCATGGGGTTTCGCGCAGCATGGATTGTGGGGTTAGCACTGCCATTGTGCGCCGCTTTTGCGTTGTTTTCATTGAGCTTTTACAACGAGCAAATACACCAAATGTCAATCTTTGGCATGATCATCGCCATCGGCCTGCTTATTGATAACGCTATCGTAATTACCGATGAAATACGCATTAACTTACAAGACCCTAACCTAACGCGGGTAGGGGCTATGGCAAAAAGTGTTTCTCACTTATTTGCGCCACTTTTAGCTTCAACACTTACGACTATTCTGGGCTTTATGCCTATCTTTCTTCTTGATGGAAATATAGGTGATTTCGTAGGGCCAATAGCGATAAGCGTGGTCATGGCACTCATTGGCTCTTTGTTTATTTCACTGACTATTATTGCCGCGCTAGCCGCACGATTTTTACCAAAGCACGATAATGCTTCGCAAGGTAAAGCCGTATCCAATTCGTGGTGGAAAGTTGGTCTTCAAGCGCCGCAATTAAGTCTAGCTTTTAAAAGGCAGTTAGGTCGTTGGATTAAACAGCCCATTTTCGTGCTACCGGTTGTTGCCATACTTTGCCTGTCTGGCTTTGTGTTGTCTTCGACACTGGCCAATGTGTTCTTCCCAAGCGCAGATAGAGACCAGTTTGAAGTTTATCTGTGGACGAAAGAAGGAAGCAGCATTGACAACACCACCCATTACGTGAAAGAAATTGATGCCGCTATTCGCTTAGAGCAAGGTGTGAAGCAGGTTAGCTGGTTGGTCGGCGGCTCTGCCCCTTCGGTGTATTACAATCAAATGATGACCCGCGACAACATGCCTTATTTCGCCAATGCCGTGGTTTCTACCCACACGGTAGAAGAGGCGGCAGCGCTGGTGGGCAAGTTACAACATTCTCTTGATAGCGAGTACCCAGAAGTACAAATTGTAGTTCGGGCGTTTGGACAAGGTCCACCCATTGCCGCGCCTGTAGAAGTCGAAATATTTGGCCCAGATCTTAATATACTGAATGACCTAGGCGATAAAGTTCGTATGTTGATGTCACAAGTTGACGGCATATCTCAGTCCATCACCAGTATCTCTATGGGCGAGCCTGAACTTAAAATCAATGCCGATAGTGATAACTTATCTTACCTTGGCCTAACCCTTTCTGAGCTTGCTAATCAAATGCAGGTTAACTTCTCGGGGATCACCGGTGGCTCGGTACTAGAGAGCACAGAAGAAATTCCGGTTAGGGTAAGGCTTGATGAGGCTTACAGACAAAACGTCACTAGCGTGGATGCTATGCCAATACCTGTTGCGGGTGATAATGCAATCTCGTGGTCACCCCTTGCCGCAGTTACTAATTTAACGCTACAGCCTGCAACTAGCAGCATTACTCGTGTTGACGGAGAAAGGCTTAACCGCATTCAGGCGTTTTTATTGCCTGGCGTACCGGCCGTTGATGCCAGTAATCAGTTAAGGGACTTGCTTGAAAGCCAACTTGAACTACCCGAGGGCTACAGAATTCACTTGGCGGGCGATGCAGATGAACAGCAGCAGGCACTAGGTAAACTTGCTACTTATGCACCTGTTTTATTAGTTCTTATGATAACTACGCTCATACTGACATTCACAAGTTTGCGTATGGCAGGTGTTATTGCCCTAGTCGCGATACTTTCGGTGGGGTTGGGAATGTTTAGTTTGTGGATCTCAGGCTTGCCAGTAGGATTTAACCCTTTACTTGGCTGTGCAGGGCTTATTGGTGTTGCAATTAACGGTTCGATAGTGGTCATTGCTGCAATCAATGCCAATCCCAAAGCAAAGAAGGGCGATACAAAGGCCATTGTTGAAGAAACTATGAGTTGTAGCCGCCACATACTATCGACAACCTTTACAACGGTGGGCGGTTTAATTCCACTGTTGTTATTTAGCGAGGGAAGCTTCTGGCCGCCATTGGCTGTTGTACTTGCAGGTGGAGTTGGTTTTTCGGTTATCTTGTCGTTAGTATTTACGCCAACTATAGTGGCGGCATTTCAACGATATCGTTATAGAAACCATACATTAGCTTAA
- a CDS encoding heme NO-binding domain-containing protein, translating to MLGIVFTSLIDMLEEKVSPEFADDVIMEAGLENDGAYTAVGYYPFEQMQRLVGVLVERTGKSANELLYDFGFYLFGKLGAVHGDVLANTNSMLDMLEHLDGDIHVQVKKLYPDADLPRFKVLSRTDTSMRLQYYSERELYPLAEGLMDAAAAHYNCKLERETHQLDTPHTYEFSISLVV from the coding sequence ATGTTAGGCATAGTTTTTACATCGTTAATCGATATGCTTGAGGAGAAGGTTTCTCCCGAGTTCGCTGATGATGTCATCATGGAAGCTGGGTTAGAGAACGACGGAGCTTATACCGCAGTGGGTTATTACCCGTTTGAACAGATGCAACGCCTGGTAGGCGTGCTGGTGGAGAGAACGGGTAAATCTGCTAATGAACTCTTATACGATTTTGGTTTTTATTTGTTCGGTAAGTTAGGTGCCGTACACGGTGATGTGTTAGCCAATACCAATAGCATGCTAGACATGCTGGAACACTTGGACGGCGATATCCATGTCCAGGTTAAAAAGCTTTATCCTGACGCAGACCTCCCTCGTTTTAAGGTGCTGTCACGCACAGACACCTCCATGCGCCTACAATACTACTCTGAAAGAGAGTTATACCCCTTAGCTGAGGGGCTGATGGACGCCGCTGCAGCGCATTACAACTGCAAACTTGAAAGGGAAACCCATCAACTAGATACGCCTCACACGTACGAATTTAGCATATCTCTTGTTGTTTAA
- the parC gene encoding DNA topoisomerase IV subunit A → MSDEIIINRDGVEQLPLRRFTEDAYLNYSMYVIMDRALPHISDGLKPVQRRIIYAMSDLGLSANAKYKKSARTVGDVLGKFHPHGDSACYEAMVLMAQPFSYRYPLVDGQGNWGAPDDPKSFAAMRYTEAKLSRFSEVLLNELGQGTVDWVPNFDGTLEEPSVLPARLPHILLNGVTGIAVGMATDIPPHNVRELANACAMLLDNSKAELSDVLEHVNGPDYPTEAEIITPKADIKKLYETGRGSIKMRAVYGEENGDVVITALPHQASGAKILEQIASQMQAKKLPMVSDLRDESDHENPTRLVITPRSNRIDVTQLMQHLFATTDLEKNYRVNLNMIGLDGRPQVKDLRTILSEWLQYRKDTVTRRLQYRLDKVLARLHILEGLLIAFLNIDEVIEIIRTYDKPKPELMSRFGLSDKQAEAILELKLRHLAKLEEMKIKGEQDELAAERDKLQQLLGSDRRLKTLIKKEILADAEKYGDDRRSPIVERSEAKALSEKELVPAESVTVVLSEKGWARCAKGHDIDAEGLSYKAGDAYLSSAEGKSNQPAVFMDSSGRTFSCDAHGLPSARSQGEPLTGRFSIVGGESFQHVIMAQDESKFLVGSDAGYGFVGTFKDMVSKNKAGKAYLSLPTAAKVMKPMPVTNPDSDWCLSISNEGRMLMFPLRDLPSLGKGKGNKLINIPSAKSQSREEFVKVLTVVPDGAAIKVGAGKRNMTLSAEDLIHYQGERGRRGNKLPRGLQRVDSVEVVLPNKDEAPEDLS, encoded by the coding sequence ATGAGTGACGAGATCATCATTAATCGCGATGGGGTAGAGCAACTTCCTCTTCGACGTTTCACCGAAGACGCTTATCTAAACTATTCCATGTACGTCATCATGGACCGTGCTCTTCCGCATATTTCCGATGGTTTAAAGCCGGTACAGCGACGTATTATTTACGCGATGTCCGATTTAGGCTTAAGCGCGAATGCAAAATATAAAAAGTCTGCCAGAACCGTAGGTGATGTACTTGGTAAATTTCACCCACATGGTGACTCTGCCTGCTACGAAGCCATGGTGCTTATGGCGCAGCCTTTCTCATATCGATATCCCTTGGTTGACGGTCAGGGGAACTGGGGCGCACCGGATGATCCTAAATCGTTTGCAGCCATGCGTTATACCGAAGCTAAGCTTTCTCGATTCTCGGAAGTGCTTTTAAATGAGCTTGGTCAAGGCACGGTAGACTGGGTGCCCAACTTCGACGGTACGTTAGAAGAGCCAAGTGTACTACCTGCCCGTTTACCGCATATACTGCTTAACGGTGTGACAGGTATTGCAGTGGGTATGGCCACTGATATACCCCCTCACAATGTAAGAGAGTTGGCTAACGCTTGCGCTATGTTGCTGGACAACAGTAAGGCTGAGCTTAGCGATGTCCTAGAACATGTGAATGGGCCTGATTACCCGACTGAAGCCGAAATTATTACGCCAAAAGCCGATATTAAAAAGCTTTACGAGACTGGGCGTGGCTCAATAAAAATGCGTGCTGTCTACGGCGAAGAGAATGGGGATGTGGTGATTACGGCTCTACCTCATCAGGCGTCTGGCGCAAAGATTCTAGAGCAAATAGCTTCGCAAATGCAGGCGAAAAAGCTGCCAATGGTAAGTGACCTTCGCGATGAGTCTGATCACGAAAATCCTACTCGCTTAGTTATTACTCCTCGTTCAAATCGCATTGACGTTACCCAATTAATGCAGCATTTGTTTGCAACTACCGACCTTGAGAAAAATTACCGAGTTAACCTGAACATGATCGGCCTAGACGGTCGCCCTCAGGTTAAAGACTTGCGTACTATTTTATCTGAGTGGTTGCAGTATCGAAAAGATACAGTGACACGACGTTTGCAGTATCGCTTAGATAAAGTATTGGCGCGTCTACATATTTTAGAAGGTTTGTTAATTGCGTTTTTGAATATCGATGAAGTTATCGAAATTATTCGTACCTATGACAAGCCCAAGCCTGAGCTTATGTCGCGTTTTGGTTTAAGTGATAAACAGGCCGAAGCCATTTTAGAGCTGAAACTTCGCCACTTAGCCAAATTAGAAGAAATGAAAATTAAGGGTGAGCAGGACGAGCTAGCTGCCGAGCGTGACAAGCTACAGCAACTGCTTGGCTCAGACCGTCGCCTTAAAACCCTCATTAAAAAAGAAATCCTTGCTGACGCTGAGAAATACGGTGACGATAGGCGCTCACCTATTGTCGAGCGTAGCGAAGCTAAAGCGCTGTCTGAAAAAGAGTTAGTGCCTGCGGAATCAGTCACAGTTGTACTTTCAGAAAAAGGCTGGGCACGTTGTGCAAAAGGTCACGATATTGATGCTGAAGGACTAAGTTATAAAGCGGGTGATGCTTATTTATCTAGCGCCGAAGGCAAAAGTAATCAACCTGCCGTATTTATGGATAGCTCAGGGCGAACATTCTCATGCGACGCTCACGGTCTTCCTTCTGCACGAAGTCAAGGCGAACCTTTAACCGGGCGCTTTAGCATTGTTGGTGGGGAATCCTTCCAGCACGTGATTATGGCGCAAGACGAGAGTAAGTTCTTGGTGGGCTCTGATGCGGGCTATGGCTTCGTCGGCACGTTCAAAGATATGGTTAGCAAGAATAAAGCGGGTAAGGCTTACTTGTCCTTACCTACAGCAGCGAAAGTTATGAAACCAATGCCTGTGACTAACCCCGACTCTGATTGGTGTTTAAGTATTTCTAACGAAGGGCGAATGCTTATGTTCCCGCTTCGCGACTTGCCAAGTTTAGGCAAAGGAAAAGGAAATAAGCTAATCAATATTCCATCAGCAAAATCACAGTCCCGTGAAGAGTTTGTCAAAGTGCTGACCGTTGTGCCTGATGGCGCGGCCATTAAGGTTGGAGCAGGGAAGCGCAACATGACGTTAAGTGCTGAAGACCTTATCCATTATCAGGGGGAAAGGGGCCGTAGGGGGAATAAATTGCCTCGCGGTTTACAGCGGGTTGATAGCGTAGAAGTAGTGCTACCAAATAAAGACGAAGCACCTGAAGATTTGTCATAA